The Erinaceus europaeus chromosome 16, mEriEur2.1, whole genome shotgun sequence genome includes a window with the following:
- the SRP14 gene encoding signal recognition particle 14 kDa protein isoform X2 has translation MVLLESEQFLTELTRLFQKCRLSGSVFITLKKYDGRTKPIPRKGSVEGFEPADKCLLRATDGKKKISTVVSSKEVNKFQMAYSNLLRANMDGLKKRDKKSKSKKSKAAQ, from the exons ATGGTGCTGCTGGAGAGCGAGCAG TTCCTGACGGAGCTGACCAGGCTTTTCCAGAAGTGCCGGCTGTCGGGCAGCGTGTTCATCACCCTGAAGAAGT ATGACGGTCGCACCAAGCCCATCCCCAGGAAGGGCTCCGTGGAGGGCTTCGAGCCCGCGGACAAGTGCCTGCTGCGAGCCACTGACGGCAAGAAGAAGATCAGCACGGTG GTGAGTTCCAAAGAAGTGAATAAGTTTCAGATG GCTTATTCAAACCTGCTGAGAGCCAACATGGATGGTCTGAAGAAgagggacaaaaagagcaagagtaagAAGAGCAAAGCAGCACAGTGA
- the SRP14 gene encoding signal recognition particle 14 kDa protein isoform X1 — translation MVLLESEQVCAGALAAAGRRRRGARGRFLTELTRLFQKCRLSGSVFITLKKYDGRTKPIPRKGSVEGFEPADKCLLRATDGKKKISTVVSSKEVNKFQMAYSNLLRANMDGLKKRDKKSKSKKSKAAQ, via the exons ATGGTGCTGCTGGAGAGCGAGCAGGTGTGCGCGGGCGCGCTGGCCGCTGCGGGGCGGAGGCGGCGCGGGGCACGGGGCCGA TTCCTGACGGAGCTGACCAGGCTTTTCCAGAAGTGCCGGCTGTCGGGCAGCGTGTTCATCACCCTGAAGAAGT ATGACGGTCGCACCAAGCCCATCCCCAGGAAGGGCTCCGTGGAGGGCTTCGAGCCCGCGGACAAGTGCCTGCTGCGAGCCACTGACGGCAAGAAGAAGATCAGCACGGTG GTGAGTTCCAAAGAAGTGAATAAGTTTCAGATG GCTTATTCAAACCTGCTGAGAGCCAACATGGATGGTCTGAAGAAgagggacaaaaagagcaagagtaagAAGAGCAAAGCAGCACAGTGA